The Dioscorea cayenensis subsp. rotundata cultivar TDr96_F1 unplaced genomic scaffold, TDr96_F1_v2_PseudoChromosome.rev07_lg8_w22 25.fasta BLBR01000660.1, whole genome shotgun sequence genome contains the following window.
ATCACCATGTTCAAAATTCAAACTGGATCAGGAAAAAGATGTACGTTGTAAATGGGAGAAATTATGAGCTAAGAATTTTAACATTATATTACAGCAAGAGGATCTCcaagttttgttttattgttcaGCCAAACTGAATCTCACGATCCTCTTTCTCATCACCTCAGCTCACGTGTTGTTCTACTTTCTACGCGGAAAAGAAACAAGATAAGAAAGAGATAGGGATAGAGATAGAGATAGTAGTTGATACCTATAACAGAATAAATACCTCACTTGCTAGTGAGTAGTGAATAATGAGAAGTGATTGGTGACTAGTGCATGCCGTGTGAGAGGCCACTAACGGGGCGGAGGAGAAGTATACCTGACAAAGATGTCAAAGTTCTCCGTGAGAACACCTTGGAATAAGGTCATCAGGAAATCGACCTCGGCCTACATAGAAGCAAGAGTGAGTCAGTCAGTCGGTTGGTAGAGATAACATGAAAACAGAACAGGGCCTTGTAATTTCTAATTTGGGACAAGGATGAAGTGATGGGGAGGAGGTTGAACCCTACCTTAGGACGGAACCAATTCTCGGAGGAGAAGGCAAAGACGGTGAGTGCTCGGATGCCCCAAAGGCAAGAAAGCCTGATGATCTCCTTGAGGGACCTGTACCCGGCCTCGTGGCCAGCGGAGACGGGCAAACCCTTGTCTCGGGCCCACCGGGAATTGCCATCCATGATGATGGCCACGTGCCTTGGCAGCGACTCCCTCAGCAAGCATGACGGCAGCGCCTCTTCCCATTTCAACTCATCTGTTAAGGTTTCATGCGTTGCGGGAGATGATTGTGAGGACGCGGCCGCCGGGTTGGTGCCCGGAGGCTTCCCTTGATGGGTAGCGCGGCGGTGGAGACTGATGTGCTGTCGAGGGCGAGGTGGGCGACGAGTTGGAAGCGACAGACGAGGAAGGGCCGGACGGAGGAGTAGGGTGGCAGGAGATGATGAGAAGAACAAACAGCCGCTCGAAGGCATGGCCATTTGCTCAGACTCCTCGCCCCTTGGGCTCAGGCGCAGCAGCACACGATGCGCGTTTGATGGAAGAAAACCCAACTACACCACGCCGGACACGACCCAGACCCAGACCCAAGCccactttaaaaataatttgaacgCACAAATGAACAAATGTACTTGTCACTGTGGAATTTAATTACATTTAAACTGACCATACACTTGTATTGGTTCGTATTCGACCTTTGTTTGCATGAGTGAGGACGCTAAAATGACCTTTCATAATATCggcctctcttttttttttcctggaggttattatttttagatgaaTTTTAAAGTATATTTCACTGtagttatttgtatttgtacacAGACTTGTCACTACAGAAATGGATTCCATATAAAATGATAAGACATTTGTGGCATGATGGATCACTTTGTAGGATAAATGAATACGCTAAAAGGACATTCCATCTTATTGAgctcctcatatatatatatatatatatatatatatatatgtaacatatGGATAATCTATGCGTGgaaaattcaagtttttttttatcaggcAGGGggaatgaatatatatacatataaatatatcactTTGTAGGATAAATGAAGAGCTAAAAAGGCAATCCATCTTACTGAGCTCCTCaaagattttcttatttttgtaaaatatggATGACCCTCTCAAGGTTTTCGATCAGatgaatgaataatttttatttttctttgaattaaaaatagaacTTCATTGtagttatttatatttgtgCTACTGTGTAcgtataagaataaaaaaaatttccgtgtaaacaataattatatttctaataataatgctaaaaaaaattatgtattcttttataaaattagatGCTGTATAATTCTAAGCTTATATcgtataaatttattaaataaattgataatttaaaatgtggaatgataaaaaaaataataatttagatattttcaataaattagaatgtggaatgataaaaaaataataatttagatattttcaataaattagcagtttattcatttttataaaaaaaatacttaaaaattattagtcATGAATATTTTTATCTAGTATAGTTTGTTATAGaatcttattaatattttaattttttacgattgtgaaataaataaataaaaaaattctggGCACTTCAAAGTCATCAGTTATTTTACTGAATTAAAGTCAATGGGGGCACATTTTGAAGCTATAATGAAATAAACTAATACAGTGAAATAAAGACAAGTATTTTTActtggtttaattgaattgggtATTGAGATATTTACCTTGCTacttaatttttgataatttgttaaaaaacaatttattttgaATGTATTCTGCCtcgaaataaaaaaatcacaagcatGAGCtccataattttatttctttatttgttttaaataaaatttatctcGAGTTGTGGTCCAAAAAGACATATGAAcaataatatatgaattttacaTAAAGTTTGATAAAATGGGTGAGATatccattttttataaatacataaatatacaaaatatttatgtaaaatcTTATGGcctcttttaattaattaatgtccCAGGATGTGGCTCATTGTCATTTGATGCCCTTAGTCATCTCctttagatattattattaattgtttgctattatttaaaaaaaaaaccttttagtTGACCAgttttgcaatatatatattttgtttttaaacaatattgTTTCTATAGcttgtaaaaaaagaaaaattgttgaCAAGTTTTTAATAGTGTTAGTTCATAGGGGGGTAAAtagtcaattttttataaaaaaaaaaagacaccaCATGACATTAAGAAACATATGATTTTcagcatgaatttttttttaaatttaagtttttttattaaaatttaaaaaaaattaataaatttaaatatatatatatatatatatatattatgccaAATAAGAtggcttttaaataaaatgactaTTTTACTCCGGTAAgttaatactttatttttagttagttGAAAAAATCATATAGCTTAAAAACGGAAAAATAAACCTATGTACAAAACTGAAAAACCATGAGggttttcctaaaaaaaaaactgaactCCACTGATCTGGATCGTAGTGCACCCTAAACATAAGGCATGCTTCATTTCGAGAGTCGAAACATGCTTGGATGTTCTTTGCATACGCTATAATGGAGACAAAAGGGAGGGACAATATGTTGGGGTTGTtttatgtaataatatatatatatatatatatatatatatatattatgaaatagataaataaataaataaatgatcttgGCAAAACGCGGGATCTgtgtaaaacaaaaaacacgggatatatatcaatataatttttattataaatgcaTACCTTATTAACAAAGATAATAATTTCTTTAGATGGtaaatattttaagattaaaattaaattttagatgaATTAAGGTGATCAGAGTTTGCTGAGAGATAactttttttgagttttttcatATTCAGAGAAAATAAttctcctttaaaaaaaatgtttttttttaataatccaGAAATTTGTGAATTTTCTAGTTTAAAGTTGATGATAGAGCAAAAATTTTGCCCAAATAGACGCTAGTAAAAGATATAGTCTCGTACGCTCAGAAACTTTATGGGGTCTACAACCCAAAGGGTGTTTAGATTATACACATCATCTCATATGCTAGAGTATGTTGCAAGGGTGAATATCCCTGAGTAGACTGCAATGCCGGGAGCATCAGCATTGCAATTCAAAGGgccattttcaaagaaaaattatgGGCCTAAGAAGtcattattatatgtttattatacTCTAATCGTTATCTATGACATAGAGCACATGAGCtgctttcttgtgtttttatgcatatttatttttcaaacacaaCTGAAaacatcttttaaaattattatttatgcatagttgattttttttttataattgactAGAAACCATAAATGGATTGCATACATAttcaccaagaaaaaaaaaagaaaaagaaaattcgaTTTACCTTTTAATCCACGCCTTCTTCCTGT
Protein-coding sequences here:
- the LOC120254855 gene encoding cis-prenyltransferase 4, chloroplastic-like, encoding MAMPSSGCLFFSSSPATLLLRPALPRLSLPTRRPPRPRQHISLHRRATHQGKPPGTNPAAASSQSSPATHETLTDELKWEEALPSCLLRESLPRHVAIIMDGNSRWARDKGLPVSAGHEAGYRSLKEIIRLSCLWGIRALTVFAFSSENWFRPKAEVDFLMTLFQGVLTENFDIFVREGIKVRIIGDSAKLPKPLQQLAKEIQDVTVNKTRFELIVAVSYSGRQDIVLACQKIAQKVKDRLLEPDEITESLFAQELETNHSQDFPYPDLLIRTSGELRLSNFLLWQSAYSELYFTKSNWPDFGEADYIEALQSFQRRQRRFGQRIS